Proteins from one Mycobacterium adipatum genomic window:
- a CDS encoding potassium channel family protein, with protein sequence MRIGIAGAGNVGRSVARELLGYGHKVLLIERARRRFEPQTVEGADWLLADACELSALQEAGAQTCDVMIAATGDDKANLVVGLLAKTEFGVPRVVARINDVDNQWLFSQAWGIDVAVSTPGALAAGIEGAIDVGHLVRLMGLREGHVSLTKLTLPEDNWLVGQRIDQLELPSNTALVTLLRGDSVLIPKPDDIFATGDELLLIGGEGDSHAAILRT encoded by the coding sequence ATGCGGATCGGCATAGCGGGCGCCGGCAACGTCGGCCGTTCCGTCGCGCGGGAGCTGCTCGGATACGGCCACAAGGTGCTGCTGATCGAACGTGCACGGCGGCGGTTCGAACCCCAGACCGTCGAGGGCGCGGACTGGTTGCTCGCCGATGCATGCGAGCTGTCCGCGCTGCAGGAGGCCGGCGCGCAGACCTGTGATGTGATGATCGCCGCGACCGGCGATGACAAGGCCAATCTGGTCGTGGGGCTGCTCGCCAAGACCGAGTTCGGGGTGCCACGGGTGGTCGCGCGCATCAACGATGTCGACAACCAGTGGCTGTTCAGCCAGGCCTGGGGTATCGACGTGGCCGTGTCGACGCCCGGTGCGCTGGCCGCCGGCATCGAGGGCGCCATCGACGTCGGCCATCTCGTACGGTTGATGGGCCTACGTGAGGGTCACGTCAGCCTGACCAAACTGACCCTGCCCGAGGATAATTGGCTTGTGGGCCAGCGGATCGATCAATTGGAGCTGCCGTCCAATACCGCACTGGTGACATTGCTGCGGGGCGACTCCGTGTTGATCCCGAAACCCGACGACATCTTCGCGACCGGCGACGAACTGCTGCTGATCGGCGGCGAGGGCGACAGCCACGCGGCGATATTGCGCACGTAG
- a CDS encoding AAA family ATPase produces the protein MPGELHGRDRECKALRTLLATARSGTGQALVVRGEAGVGKTALLHYLVDQAEGYHITRVSGIESDMELAFAGLHQLCLPLLEHRDELPAPQRAALDVAFGLGAGPAPDRFLVGLAVLSLLAAAADDQPVLCVIDDVQWLDEVSMQTLGFAARRLLAEPVAIVFAIRDGYAEMLPGLPELPITGLADADARELLESVMVGGIDPLVRDRIVAETRGLPLALVDVPRTATAHELAGGFWISGTRSSTAAIEADFGQRISALPADTRRLLLVAAAEPVGDSALFLRAAALLGIPVDALAPAEAAGIIEFGSRMRFHHPLMRSAVYRVADLADRRSVHQALAAATDPHADPDRRAWHAAGAAAGPDDAVAAELEDSAGRAQSRGGMAAAAAFLERSAILTRDPVLRGSRAVAAAQAKREAAAPAAAYELLSLAESSPLSALQRAQVARIRAQTDFVRSRATSTGAPSVGESAAQLLEAARGLEGLDDDLARETFLEALTAAMYAGRLGDHGLLAEIAAAGRAAVDRLPALHRPIDFLLAGMCSRIVDGPGTGSGDLHTALELWNAHAQQHAGQWLYWPFPIAQESAAHEMWDDDVLERIATDTVQRARDAGALAALPPALGYRAGVHFYRGEFDSATRLIEESKAVTASMGYAPVRYHTLMLAAWRGAVSEAEDICAAAASDGAARGEGRLLGLSSFSRAVLYNGLGRYHEALAEARRCCEYEDLGFYGWCLYELIEAAVHAGDYEAAAAAFPQFEARAGASGTDWGRGAVAAAQALLADNDEAESAFLEAIERLERADIALHLSRVRLSYGEWLRRANRRTDARRHLGDAHQMFTTMGAQGFAERARRELVAIGAKVRKQPVATGDGLTPQEAQIARLAADGLTNQEIGAQLFISTHTVEWHLRKVFVKLDISSRRQLRTAALPD, from the coding sequence ATGCCGGGTGAGTTGCACGGGCGCGACCGAGAATGTAAGGCGCTGCGCACTCTTCTTGCCACGGCCCGTTCCGGAACCGGTCAGGCACTGGTGGTGCGCGGCGAGGCGGGCGTCGGCAAGACGGCACTGCTGCACTACCTGGTGGACCAGGCTGAGGGATACCACATCACCCGGGTGTCGGGAATCGAATCCGATATGGAACTGGCCTTCGCCGGCCTGCACCAGTTGTGCCTGCCACTGCTGGAACATCGCGACGAACTGCCCGCCCCGCAGCGGGCGGCGCTGGACGTGGCCTTCGGCCTGGGCGCCGGCCCGGCCCCGGACCGCTTCCTGGTCGGCCTTGCCGTATTGAGCCTGCTGGCGGCCGCCGCCGATGACCAGCCGGTGCTGTGCGTGATCGATGACGTGCAGTGGCTTGACGAAGTGTCCATGCAGACACTGGGATTCGCGGCACGCCGGCTGCTGGCCGAGCCCGTGGCGATCGTGTTCGCCATCCGGGACGGATACGCCGAGATGCTGCCCGGCCTGCCCGAACTGCCCATCACCGGGCTCGCCGACGCCGACGCCCGGGAACTGCTGGAGTCGGTGATGGTCGGGGGGATCGACCCGCTGGTGCGTGACCGCATCGTGGCCGAGACGCGGGGCTTGCCGTTGGCCCTGGTCGACGTGCCCCGCACCGCGACCGCGCACGAACTGGCCGGTGGCTTCTGGATCTCCGGTACCCGGTCGTCGACCGCGGCGATCGAAGCGGACTTCGGGCAGCGGATCTCCGCCCTGCCGGCCGACACCCGGCGCCTGCTCCTGGTCGCCGCCGCCGAACCGGTGGGCGACTCCGCGTTGTTCCTGCGGGCTGCCGCGCTGCTCGGCATCCCGGTCGATGCGCTCGCGCCGGCCGAAGCAGCGGGCATCATCGAGTTCGGTTCGCGGATGCGTTTTCACCACCCGCTGATGCGGTCGGCGGTCTACCGGGTGGCCGATCTCGCCGATCGCCGGTCGGTACATCAGGCCCTCGCGGCGGCCACCGACCCCCATGCCGATCCGGACCGGCGGGCCTGGCACGCGGCCGGCGCCGCGGCCGGACCCGATGACGCGGTGGCCGCCGAGCTGGAAGACTCCGCCGGGCGTGCCCAGAGCAGGGGTGGAATGGCGGCCGCCGCAGCGTTTCTGGAGCGATCGGCAATCCTGACCCGCGATCCTGTGCTGCGCGGATCCAGGGCGGTCGCGGCGGCTCAGGCCAAACGTGAGGCGGCCGCGCCCGCCGCCGCCTACGAGCTGCTGTCACTGGCGGAGTCGAGCCCACTGTCGGCGCTGCAGCGCGCCCAGGTGGCCCGGATCCGGGCCCAGACCGATTTCGTCCGCAGCCGGGCGACGTCGACCGGCGCCCCATCGGTCGGTGAGTCCGCCGCACAGTTACTCGAAGCGGCGCGCGGCCTGGAAGGCCTCGACGACGACCTGGCCAGGGAGACCTTCCTGGAGGCGCTGACCGCGGCGATGTACGCGGGGCGCCTGGGCGATCACGGCTTGCTTGCCGAGATCGCCGCAGCCGGACGGGCGGCCGTCGACCGTCTGCCCGCACTGCACCGCCCGATCGATTTTCTGCTGGCGGGCATGTGCAGCCGGATTGTCGACGGTCCCGGGACCGGATCCGGGGATCTGCACACCGCGCTGGAGCTCTGGAACGCGCACGCTCAACAGCACGCGGGTCAGTGGTTGTACTGGCCGTTTCCGATCGCTCAGGAATCCGCGGCACACGAGATGTGGGACGACGACGTGCTGGAGCGGATCGCCACCGACACCGTGCAGCGGGCCCGCGATGCGGGCGCGCTGGCGGCGCTGCCCCCGGCCCTCGGCTACCGCGCCGGTGTGCATTTCTACCGGGGCGAATTCGATTCGGCGACAAGGCTGATCGAGGAATCGAAGGCTGTCACCGCGTCGATGGGCTACGCGCCCGTGCGATATCACACACTGATGCTGGCGGCCTGGCGCGGCGCGGTGTCCGAGGCCGAGGACATCTGTGCGGCGGCGGCATCCGATGGTGCGGCCCGAGGCGAGGGCAGGTTGCTCGGTCTGTCCAGCTTCAGTCGCGCGGTCCTCTACAACGGCCTCGGCCGCTATCACGAGGCGCTGGCCGAAGCCCGTCGCTGCTGCGAGTACGAGGATCTCGGGTTCTACGGGTGGTGCCTGTACGAACTGATCGAAGCCGCCGTCCACGCCGGAGACTACGAGGCGGCCGCGGCTGCCTTCCCACAGTTCGAGGCCCGCGCCGGTGCCAGCGGCACCGACTGGGGTCGGGGAGCGGTGGCCGCGGCACAGGCCCTGCTCGCCGACAACGACGAGGCAGAAAGCGCCTTCCTGGAGGCGATCGAACGGCTTGAGCGAGCCGATATCGCGCTGCATCTGTCGCGGGTGCGGTTGTCCTACGGCGAGTGGCTGCGCCGCGCGAACCGGCGCACCGATGCACGTCGGCACCTCGGCGACGCCCATCAGATGTTCACCACCATGGGCGCCCAGGGCTTCGCCGAGCGGGCCCGCCGAGAACTGGTGGCCATCGGCGCGAAGGTACGCAAACAACCGGTGGCCACCGGTGACGGCCTTACCCCGCAGGAGGCGCAGATCGCCCGCCTGGCGGCCGACGGGTTGACCAACCAAGAGATCGGTGCGCAACTCTTCATCAGCACGCACACCGTGGAATGGCACCTGCGAAAGGTGTTCGTCAAGCTCGACATCAGCTCGCGCCGTCAGCTGCGCACCGCAGCCCTGCCCGACTGA
- a CDS encoding TetR/AcrR family transcriptional regulator gives MAKPVSQRGFARERVIEAALSLFAERGVNGTSLQMIADHLGVRKAAIYYQFHTKDDIVLAVLGPVFDDMARLVRIAESISSPDSRRDATISGFVELAVRHRRIGSLFYGDPAVIALVQAHQEFEEIADNLRELLVGGTHDIGTRVAIAMITAGVFGSTAEPHLQDVSDADLHRVLLDCAQSLLRSPRSAAAHLGG, from the coding sequence ATGGCCAAGCCGGTATCGCAGCGCGGGTTCGCGCGCGAACGGGTGATCGAGGCCGCGTTGTCCCTGTTCGCCGAACGCGGCGTCAACGGCACCTCCCTGCAGATGATCGCCGACCACCTCGGTGTCCGGAAGGCCGCGATCTACTACCAGTTCCACACCAAGGACGACATCGTGCTGGCGGTGTTGGGCCCGGTCTTCGACGATATGGCGCGGCTGGTGCGCATCGCGGAGTCCATCTCGTCCCCCGATTCCCGCCGCGACGCCACCATCAGCGGTTTCGTCGAACTCGCCGTGCGCCATCGCCGCATCGGCTCGTTGTTCTACGGCGATCCGGCGGTCATCGCGCTGGTGCAAGCGCATCAGGAGTTCGAGGAGATCGCCGACAACCTGCGCGAACTGCTCGTCGGCGGGACGCACGATATCGGGACCCGGGTCGCCATCGCGATGATCACCGCGGGGGTGTTCGGCAGCACGGCCGAACCACACCTGCAGGACGTCTCCGACGCCGACCTGCACCGGGTGTTGCTCGACTGCGCCCAGAGCCTGCTGCGGTCGCCGCGATCAGCCGCCGCCCACCTCGGCGGGTAG
- a CDS encoding SDR family oxidoreductase, translated as MLVVVIGGTGLIGSKVIANLTALGHDAVAASPRSGVDTISGEGVSAALAGADVVVDVTNSPSFADDDVLAFFTTSTQNLLTAEREQGVGHHVALSVVGAAGVPDSGYMRAKVAQEKLIAESGIPYTIVRATQFYEFVEAIAGSADAGGTVRLPHAAMQPIAAADVATGVTRAAVGDPVNGAVEIAGPERVGMDDFVRTGLAAKGDPRTVVTDPAAPYFGAVIDDSSIVPAGPATLFETTFAQWLSAQPV; from the coding sequence ATGTTGGTCGTCGTTATCGGCGGAACCGGGCTGATCGGCTCGAAGGTCATCGCCAACCTCACCGCACTTGGTCATGACGCGGTGGCCGCATCGCCGCGTTCCGGCGTGGACACCATCTCCGGCGAGGGGGTGTCCGCGGCACTGGCCGGAGCCGATGTCGTCGTCGACGTCACCAATTCGCCGTCCTTCGCCGACGACGATGTGCTCGCCTTCTTCACCACCTCGACGCAAAACCTGCTGACCGCCGAACGTGAGCAGGGGGTCGGGCACCACGTGGCGCTGTCGGTCGTGGGTGCCGCCGGCGTCCCGGACAGCGGCTACATGCGCGCCAAGGTGGCCCAGGAAAAGCTGATCGCCGAATCGGGGATCCCGTACACTATCGTGCGCGCCACTCAGTTCTACGAGTTCGTCGAGGCCATCGCGGGATCGGCCGACGCCGGGGGCACCGTGCGGCTGCCGCACGCCGCCATGCAGCCGATCGCCGCCGCGGATGTGGCCACCGGCGTGACCCGCGCTGCCGTCGGCGACCCCGTCAACGGAGCGGTGGAGATCGCCGGACCGGAGAGGGTTGGCATGGACGACTTCGTGCGCACCGGGCTGGCCGCCAAGGGCGATCCGCGAACGGTCGTCACCGATCCCGCCGCGCCCTACTTCGGCGCGGTCATCGACGACAGCAGCATCGTGCCTGCCGGCCCGGCGACGCTGTTCGAGACCACCTTCGCGCAATGGTTGTCCGCGCAACCCGTGTAG
- a CDS encoding nitric oxide reductase activation protein NorD yields MTDPARLRLLASSVAGRAVEVAAAPAGRPAHTDGHTVFVSAAASADAQRREMLLQSALLAAGSLDRRHLSALRGRPAAMRRYLALEGHRVLAEVSAQLPLAAALCPDGRPPTRTIAQSLDMARGRQPVPEPPDWFGVIVCAAPRQGVPLNVDTTGDIESDDDDDEHGRQSTILKLFEAPINSRALSNLLRKLFGAAKASAEDEAGGELRVGSVRRAKDAGPQARPLATRIRFTDRGRPGATVGIGAALYPEWDVHNDRYRPHWCRVIDFPLLTAADVSAADVPQDPALRQRLARVSLGPKLFRGRADGDDVDVDALISLSVDLRSGFSPPEHVYLERRKLERHLGVLILLDASGSATDADPHGRAVHDHQRRAAATMAATLEELGDRVAVYAFRSQGRNAVYLPAIKTFGQRFGAAGRARLNGLQPSGYTRLGAGIRGAGEILKTQAGTPNRLLVVLSDGYPYDNGYEGRYAEADTGKALEELRADGVACLCLTIGAEVGGAVTEQVFGSACHAGGASLSELSPRMDELFLSALHELAAAR; encoded by the coding sequence GTGACCGATCCGGCCCGGTTGCGGCTGCTCGCAAGCTCCGTTGCGGGTAGGGCCGTCGAGGTGGCAGCGGCGCCCGCCGGTCGGCCGGCTCACACCGACGGGCACACCGTCTTCGTCTCCGCCGCGGCTTCCGCCGACGCGCAGCGACGCGAAATGCTGCTGCAGAGTGCGCTTCTCGCGGCCGGCAGCCTCGACAGACGTCACCTGAGCGCGCTGCGCGGGCGCCCGGCGGCGATGCGGCGCTATCTGGCGCTCGAAGGTCACCGGGTGCTCGCCGAGGTGTCGGCGCAACTGCCGCTCGCCGCCGCTCTGTGCCCGGACGGGCGGCCGCCGACCAGGACCATCGCGCAGTCACTGGACATGGCCCGCGGCCGGCAGCCGGTGCCCGAGCCGCCGGATTGGTTCGGCGTGATCGTCTGCGCGGCACCTCGGCAGGGCGTGCCGTTGAATGTCGACACCACCGGGGACATCGAGTCGGACGACGACGATGACGAGCACGGCAGGCAGAGCACCATCCTCAAACTGTTCGAGGCACCCATCAATTCGCGGGCGCTGTCGAACTTGCTGCGCAAGCTGTTCGGCGCGGCGAAGGCGTCGGCCGAGGACGAAGCCGGTGGCGAGCTGCGGGTGGGATCGGTGCGCCGCGCCAAGGACGCGGGCCCCCAGGCCCGGCCCTTGGCGACCCGTATCAGGTTCACCGATCGCGGCAGGCCCGGTGCCACCGTCGGCATCGGCGCAGCGCTGTATCCGGAGTGGGATGTGCACAACGACCGTTACCGGCCCCACTGGTGCCGGGTCATCGACTTCCCGCTGCTGACCGCCGCTGACGTGTCCGCCGCCGACGTCCCCCAGGATCCCGCACTGCGCCAGCGCCTGGCCCGGGTCAGCTTGGGCCCCAAACTGTTTCGTGGTCGGGCCGACGGTGACGACGTGGATGTCGACGCACTGATCTCGCTGAGCGTCGATCTGCGGTCTGGGTTCTCCCCGCCCGAACACGTCTACCTCGAACGCCGCAAACTCGAACGCCATCTCGGGGTCCTGATCCTGCTCGATGCGTCCGGCTCGGCCACCGATGCCGACCCGCACGGTCGGGCCGTGCACGATCATCAGCGCCGCGCTGCGGCAACCATGGCGGCCACCTTGGAGGAACTCGGCGACCGGGTGGCCGTCTACGCGTTCCGCTCCCAGGGGCGCAACGCGGTGTATCTGCCCGCCATCAAGACGTTCGGCCAGCGATTCGGGGCCGCCGGGCGAGCCCGGCTCAACGGGCTCCAGCCGTCCGGCTACACCCGCCTCGGCGCCGGCATCCGCGGGGCGGGGGAGATCCTCAAGACCCAGGCGGGTACCCCGAACAGGTTGCTGGTCGTGCTGTCCGACGGCTACCCCTACGACAACGGCTACGAGGGCCGCTACGCCGAGGCCGATACAGGCAAGGCGTTGGAGGAACTGCGTGCCGACGGGGTGGCTTGTCTGTGCCTGACGATCGGTGCGGAGGTCGGCGGTGCCGTCACCGAGCAGGTCTTCGGGTCGGCATGCCACGCCGGAGGCGCCTCGCTGAGCGAGCTGAGTCCACGGATGGATGAGCTGTTCCTGTCGGCACTGCACGAACTCGCCGCAGCACGGTAG